A single Populus nigra chromosome 13, ddPopNigr1.1, whole genome shotgun sequence DNA region contains:
- the LOC133670870 gene encoding protein FAR-RED ELONGATED HYPOCOTYL 3: MDFIVDNDANGDIAGNVAVDIARARDENEIVENSVEGEFEQYDHKMDKESLAIDMIPDAVPAMSMVAADEPYMGQEFDSEASAHAFYNAYATRIGFVIRVSKLSRSRRDGSAIGRALVCNKEGFRMPDKREKIVRQRAETRVGCRAMILVRKVSSGKWVVTKFVKEHTHSLTPGKARRDCIYDQYPNEHDKIRELSQQLALEKKRAATYKRHLELIFEQIEEHNESLSKKIQHIVHSVRGMENKPQQSQT; encoded by the exons a TGGACTTCATCGTGGATAATGATGCTAATGGTGATATAGCTGGAAATGTGGCCGTGGACATTGCTAGGGCTAGAGATGAAAACGAAATCGTTGAAAATTCTGTTGAAGGAGAATTTGAACAGTATGATCATAAAATGGATAAAGAGTCTTTGGCTATAGATATGATCCCAGATGCAGTTCCAGCTATGTCAATGGTTGCTGCAGATGAGCCATACATGGGACAGGAGTTTGATTCTGAAGCATCTGCGCATGCATTTTACAATGCTTATGCCACACGCATAGGATTTGTCATCCGTGTAAGCAAACTTTCTCGATCAAGACGTGATGGATCTGCTATTGGCCGAGCGCTTGTTTGCAATAAAGAGGGCTTCAGAATGCCTGACAAGCGTGAAAAGATTGTAAGACAAAGGGCAGAAACAAGGGTTGGTTGCAGGGCAATGATTTTGGTGAGAAAAGTAAGTTCTGGAAAATGGGTGGTTACAAAGTTTGTGAAGGAGCATACTCATTCCTTGACACCCGGAAAAGCTCGAAGGGATTGCATTTATGATCAATACCCG aaTGAACACGATAAGATTAGGGAATTATCACAGCAGCTGGCCTTGGAGAAAAAGAGAGCTGCGACCTATAAAAGGCACCTGGAATTGATTTTTGAGCAGATTGAGGAACATAACGAGAGTCTATCAAAGAAGATCCAACATATAGTACACAGTGTGAGGGGCATGGAAAACAAACCACAGCAGAGTCAGACATAG